A part of Fibrobacter sp. genomic DNA contains:
- a CDS encoding 4Fe-4S binding protein, whose product MVVVDNSGCDECGTCAGVCPAAAISLVEKPSVEHDKCILCGNCVKVCPLGALRMETATESVPVQEMKNG is encoded by the coding sequence ATGGTGGTAGTTGACAACTCCGGATGTGACGAGTGTGGGACTTGTGCTGGTGTCTGCCCTGCTGCAGCTATTTCCCTTGTAGAGAAGCCTTCAGTTGAGCATGACAAATGCATTCTCTGCGGCAATTGTGTGAAGGTGTGTCCGTTAGGAGCACTAAGAATGGAGACAGCAACAGAGTCTGTACCTGTGCAGGAGATGAAAAATGGCTGA